The sequence TCTGGCTCCACCGACTGTGAAGAAAGCCTACATGCTAAGTTCACTGAACTGTGGGGAAATATCTCTCTATTGCACCCTGCACCTTTGCCTCCTCTAAGGCACCCAAGGCCTTGTTGGATAAAGCTATCATGTAGGAGCAAAGCAGAATGACACTGGAGAATACCTCCAGGCTGCAGGGGCACCAGCACTCACTCAAGGTGTGAAAGACGAAATCTGCTCTGGCAGAGGCCTGACCTAGTGGgtagcaaccctgcccatgggcAGGGccttggaactagatgaccttgaagtcccttccaacccaagcaattctgtgattctgtgaatttcaGCTTGCCAACTCTTACCATCGTCTGCCAAACATGAGGAGAGAGGGGGGCAAATACCTGCATGCAAACTAGGCCGGCAAACCACATGGGGAACTGGCTTGGGTGCAGGCAGCACCCCTAGAACTGCATTACGTTACCCTGCTCAGTGGCACAATTACAGGCCAGTTGAGGGGCTTTAGTGGGTTAATAACACAGGTGGAGACTGCATACAGGCAAGCTGCAAAGGCCACGCTGTGaatctgttttcagtgcagACACTTCACACACCAGCTACACGCACGCAATGGCTGCCTTCTTCCTTTGTAATCAACAAAATATTCACACTTTGGATATAAAATGGGCTATTTTTCTACTGTTATGGTGTAGGAAAAAAGGTGGGAATTAAGCTTTAGAACTGCAGTAATCAATTTCTGTAATCAAAACTATTGTCACTCCACATATAGCAAATGTCCTTTTTGTAGCTAGTAACCAGGTCTGAAGATGACCCATGTGTACCCAAAGTCTGTAATCAATCTTATGGCCCACAGTTGATATACTAATGAGCAGCTTGTCATTTCAATGAAGTGTAATTTATAAATCTTGtcagattaaaataattctaaacCCGATCAGAAGCATTTTCTACCAACATCATAAATTTATACTGCTTACCTGTACTTGATTTGTAGCTATGCTGCTCTGAAAGCGGCTAATTAATAAGAATGATAAAATCTAATGAACAACATTGGCCCACGTAATCCTCAAttgtttttcaaatacatttgaGAAGAACTAGCAGCATGACACAGAGAAAGTTAGTCTTGCAAACCACAACAGAGAATACCATTAAAAAAGGAGTCACTACTAGTCATACCTAGGCTTTATATCGATAGCAGTCTTTAATAGTTGTAGAACAGGGAACAGACAAAATAGGGAAAGATAGAACACTTTGTACCAGTCTAGACACATACAGGAATTAAAATATCCCAAAGCATGAAAATTTCACTGCAAAATTTCAGCTATACTCACGTGAAGAATGCAAAAATTGAAACTGTGCAATGGCTCTcacagaagagaggaaagcCACGTGtttatttagtttatttttctaaacGTGTCCCCTAGTGAAACACTCATTAGGTGGAGCAAAACTTCCAACATTACTTGCTTCACTTAGGGTGTATCTCAGTAAACAGCAATTTCCACATCCCCAAAATCCATAAAACAAATGCACGGTATCGATAAGACTAAGACTTAAGTAGGTGGAAATCTGTTCtctggcaggagagcagcagtttCAAAGGAAATGAACTGATGTGCTTGGATACTGAAGGGCCCTAACGTGACCACAAGAACGAAAGATGGATTGTTCTCTCGCACTGCATTCCCCCAGGTTGTATCCCATTTAACTGGGGCTCTGCGCAGACTGCTCTTCCAGCCAGGTTTTCCAGGAAGTgaaatgtgaaacagaaaagaaaacttttgttTGGACAGTCAGTTCAGTGCACCATTTCCCTTTGTGAGGACAGCCTCCTTCAGAagccatacacacacacacacaaaatgaagGATTAAGCACCTGGTACTCTGCTCAGTTCCGTGACATGCTTCCAAGGGAAGTTATCAGCCTCCACAACTACAGAGAACTATCCTCAGCTGCCAAGAGCTCTGTTACCAAACATTAGAAGATTAAAACTCGTCAGAAATACTCTAGAAGAGacttaaaataatcttttgaaTTAACCACTAACATACATGTAATCAGCTAACATTTTAAAGACTAAACTTTAGTAACAGCTTACTAGCTACTGCATTACTTTACTGATGATCAAGCTGTATTACTTTCAGCAGAGCTTGTGGTGGTGGACCATCACATTGAAAATAAGTTCTTACAGATATGACAGCCTTCTTTCATGGGCACTTAACATAAGAACAGTGTTGAGAGCTCATGTGGCTTCCTATAGCCATTTGTttccagaaagcatttcagtgaTGCGTTATCTACCACGTAGGACTGCTTCCCCCACATCTCTACTTCTAGCCATAGCAGAAGCCTAGCAAAATAAGAATCATTGTGTTTATTAGGCCTACCACTCTTGGTGTTTTATATAACTTGTTTtgagctttgttttcagttttcctttccactcTGTGATTAGCCTTGCAGCTGAAATATCACAGCTGTCATGTATTCTTATCAGATCATCTTGATACAGAATGTCATCTTATGGATTCTTCTGTACCATTTATTCTTTTGATGCCTGAGATTCCTCTTCCAAGGTTATTCTGGTCTAAGAATTTCCCAATAAGTTTAAAGGAGGATTTTCATCATTATACTCTTCAAGATGGGCACAGCATCAGGGCCTCTGTACCCTGCTAAAGCTCTTCTAAGCATCTCCCCAATCACTGCAAAAGGAAGTGTGTCAGTGGGGTCTTGAAGAGATGGTTCCTACTGTTGGTTTCCCACACAGCATCTTCAGTACACTGACCTGGCTTACAGCTGCTGGTCACAGACTTCACTAGCTTCACTTCACTAAGGGGAAACAAGCATCTCAAGATAATACAGCAACAGTACTCAGCACGTTCCTACACAACAAGCAATGGCTAGGAAACAAATCGGGGCTTCACTTACAGATTGCCCGCCCCGTGGGTAACCCATATTCCCAGTTTCCCTGCACCCCACCAGGGGTCACTAACACCACACTACAGACGCTCCTCAGCAAGGTAGGCAACTTTATTCTTCTATCATAATAATTTAAAGTATTTACACACTGCACAGCCACTCTTTTACACTAACATATACTTACTGGTATATTCATGAACCACATCTAAAAGTTTTTGAAAAGACCGACACATTTTAGGGTTTCcaagcatgaaaagaaaatctgcagcCTTCTAAAAGACAGCCATTTGGAGCGTGTGTGAAAAAACCACTGTTCCCTGTAAGCTTAAGTTTTCTCCAGAGACCATTCACTAGCTTCAAAATATCCACATTTGGCATTAGCTAAAGCTCTCTTGGCAATGGCAGACTTCAAGAATGAACATGtgcaaataacattttctcaAGAAATCCCACAGCAGGAACAAGAAAACGGAAAACTCTTCAGAGGAAGTactacatttctgaaatgttatttatCTGAAAGGATCACAATTTAATGCACGTATGCATATCTgctgtatatgtatatacacgCAGGATCCAGGGACAGTGGAAATTAACCAGTATACGGGGTCTGCCCAAGTATTTTGTGCATCACTGCATTAATGCTAGGCTTGGCCATCGATTTTCAGCCACGCGACCTTTAAATTCAGAGCAGTGGTAAGGATGCTCAGCCACACAAAACAGGGAGAACCCTATCTATCACCATCAGGAGGaacttgggggaaaaaaaaaaaaatcacataatcAGACACAGCATAAATCCCTAAATCTAACTCACCTCAAACAACACCATCATCTAGGCAGACAGAACAAACTGCCAATGGGTctagatgagatttttttttttaaaccttctgCCTTAACTCAGTTCTGTGTTCATCTCAAGAATTCCCTGAACAACGCCTGCCTGTGGTTACACATCCAATAAGGAATTGATTAGTTTCCTTCTAAAGATTACTGCTGTTCCTAACAGTCACCAGTCTCTAACCTGGCCAGAACAATCTTCATAAAAACTACAAGTTCTCATTCCATGAATAAACTACATCTCACTCCACCAAGGCAACAGTACAAGTTTTTTAAGAAAGGCAAACACTACTTGATCTTGTTCAAAGAGCAGGTCTAACTAGCCTCAGATGAACAGTTTCAGGAGTGAAACAAGCCTGTCCTGGAGTTGGAGTACCGTAGCACAGATTAAGGCTTCCGTTCCTTGGAGCAGATTAAGGCACCATATAAAACCAGCCTTTAAGCCACCAAATCATCGTTCCCATAGCTCCTCAGTAACTGCAGTCAGAGCTGGGGCCCTCActcctctcccctctttttAATGTGTTGATGTAATTAACACCtaagaaagagacaaaattCAGGCATGTGACTTCTCCAGTCCATCTCCCAGACTGAGTTAACCTTTGAGGGCAGAATCAGCCGTGGTAGTAACTTTGAAAAGGAAATCTTACACCCTTACACAAAGACCATTAGGATCTTTCAGCATTGTCTCTCCAATGGCTCTAAAAAGCTACCAGGAAGTTACACATAATTACAAGACGAGAGAAGTGCTGTCTCTACAGCAAGTGTAGAAAATATCCCCATTAattaatacagtaaaaaaattTGTTAAACTAAGCAGTACCTAGGCAGAGTACTGAGTACTGTAGGTACACGTGTATATGTATAATACACAGTTACTCAGCTACACAccaatatttaatatataaaaaataaagtgcttTCTATCAGGTCCCAATGCAAGGACATTATAAAACATTTCACcaactgtaaaacaaacagatacaaagaatacAACATCCAACATACATAGAACAGTTAACACAGTATGTACAATCTGGCGGATGTCCCAAGACAAAACATCCCTTCATATACAtggtatatacatatatactcATCTTTACTCAATATATTATGacaatatatatttcaaaactttgttagagacaaaagaaaagaaaaaacctacaaaaatgCAACAAGGATCAAGCACGCAAGTCCAAGACTGACAAAGGATTTGCTACCTTTGCCCACACCACCATCTCCGCTGCTGGGAAAGATATGCCAGCGCTCCTTTCTGGGGTGCAGTGCCTCCACATCCTGCAAGGCACTGTGGGCGGCAGCCGTGAAGTTGGCATCACCAGTAGTGAGTAGGTCAAACACACATGAGTAAAAATAGATGTCCTTCACCAGCATCTTCTCATGGCATTTGGTGGTGGCAGTTTCCAGTGTGTATGCTGAGCGGGGACGAGCAGCGCCTGCCTGAGGGAGCACCTGTCCTCTCACAGGCAACGGCAAGTGGCCACTATCATCAATACGCTCACTTGAAGGGCAGCCGttcacacacagctgcagatCTTGACTCTCCTCATAGGCCATGGCCAATTCTTGAGGCATGCGAATGGCCAGTGTTAAGTAGTGCCCAAGCTGACGTATGTACACTGTTGTCCCGATGTACCTGGCATGCATTTCGACGTATTTGCCGCTGACTTTATCCACAATTTGCAAGCTCTTGGTGTTCCCATCACCTCCACCTGTTGTACCATCAACAAAAGCTGCAGGCAAGTCATCAGTCACCGCTTGATATACTTTCTGATCTGTACAGTGTTGGTATGATTTAAAGATAATAGTtatctggagaagagagggaaaaaataaagaaaagttaGTGGttatgggaaaagaaaaaaaggagtaattggaatcccttttttattttgcacCTGAGATTATCTGGGACAGACTTCCCACTAGTTCATACGCTGATCCTTTTCCTCATTCAGGCCTAAGCAGAAAAAACAGCCTGTACACATGCTTAAAGCAATATTTTCCCAGGTGGCAATTGTTAAATTTGTTCTTAACTTGGCCTGGAAGCAGGACTATTAGCATGTGGCAATTGCAACAAggtcaggaaaggaaaaagctgtgTATTTAATTAAGCATCACAACTCCCTCCTGCCTGATGGTTTCTTAACACTTTGGAATGCGTCCTACAGTCACAGATGAACGTGCCAAGTAATTCCTGCACTGCTAGCCACTACAGCAGAACTGGATTGAACTGtgtgaaagcacagaaaggacCACAAGGACTTGGCTTCCTTCACACACAATATTCTCATTGCCTCTTTCACAGTGACTGCATGACCCCTAACAGAGTCCTTGTCGCTTCCTGGATGCACTGCCAGGATTAGTGGTGTAAGACTGCCAAGGCAGTGATGCGTTTGCACCAGCCACCAATACAACAAGTGC comes from Gallus gallus isolate bGalGal1 chromosome Z, bGalGal1.mat.broiler.GRCg7b, whole genome shotgun sequence and encodes:
- the RGMB gene encoding repulsive guidance molecule B, producing MGRAASSRAAGAEPPLAALGLLAALGLLLRAGDCQLQAPCRIQKCTTDFVSLTAHLNSALDGFDLEFCKALRAYSACTYRNSKVCRGNLVYHSAVLGISDLMSQRNCSKDGPTSSTNPEVSHDPCNYSGHTEANEHQGGEKTIPTYLFCGLFGDPHLRTFKDHFQTCKVEGAWPLLDNNYLTVQVTNVPVVPGSSATATNKITIIFKSYQHCTDQKVYQAVTDDLPAAFVDGTTGGGDGNTKSLQIVDKVSGKYVEMHARYIGTTVYIRQLGHYLTLAIRMPQELAMAYEESQDLQLCVNGCPSSERIDDSGHLPLPVRGQVLPQAGAARPRSAYTLETATTKCHEKMLVKDIYFYSCVFDLLTTGDANFTAAAHSALQDVEALHPRKERWHIFPSSGDGGVGKGSKSFVSLGLACLILVAFL